One genomic segment of Occultella kanbiaonis includes these proteins:
- a CDS encoding dipeptide/oligopeptide/nickel ABC transporter permease/ATP-binding protein — protein MNLSRLVPASGKVRAGLIIAIFFVLMAVFGPMLTSYSPQASGTDLLQPPSGAHWLGTTQTGQDVFAQFVYGARVSLGVGLFAGIISQIVSVLVGVIGGYFRGISDDLLYILTAVFLVVPGMPLLIVLTGYLPSRGMVSVAFVIAITSWAGSARVLRAQTMSLRRREFVEAARATGESRTRIVFSEIMPNAMPLIASGFLFSVIGAVLAEAGLSFLGLGSLTTTSWGSMLYFAQSAQAFLYGAWWWFVPPGLAIAVLGAGLALINFGIDEYSNPRLRTGKSRGRAVRTSGPHAAALSTAGAAAVASGVDSPGMAPIPHEDGVNEVSGPESSGGAATEAQLRPIDVPGDPIIEVRNLKVDYPSVDQVVHAVDDVSITLHRGEILGLAGESGSGKSTLTNAITRLLRNPAQVTGGSITYHRAARARSSASSDAGPGTAEAIDLLGLSAEELRGYRWDEIAIVFQSAMNALNAVTSVGAQFDDVLRVHRPSMPAREREALARTMLEKVGIDAGRVTSYPHELSGGMKQRVAIAIALVLEPDVIIMDEPTTALDLLIQREVLDQVMALRDEYGFAIIFTTHDLSLLLEVSDSIAVMQRGRLVEYGPALEVYAEPRHPYTQALLASLADMGALV, from the coding sequence ATGAACCTCTCACGACTCGTGCCGGCGTCCGGGAAGGTGCGCGCTGGCCTGATCATCGCCATCTTCTTCGTGCTGATGGCCGTGTTCGGCCCGATGCTGACGAGCTACTCACCGCAGGCCAGCGGGACCGACCTGCTCCAGCCGCCGTCCGGCGCGCACTGGCTCGGCACCACCCAGACCGGTCAGGACGTCTTCGCCCAGTTCGTGTACGGCGCCCGTGTCTCGCTCGGCGTCGGGCTGTTCGCGGGCATCATCTCGCAGATCGTCTCGGTCCTCGTCGGCGTCATCGGTGGCTACTTCCGAGGGATCTCGGACGACCTGTTGTACATCCTCACGGCGGTGTTCCTGGTCGTTCCCGGGATGCCGCTGCTGATCGTGCTGACCGGATACCTGCCCTCGCGGGGGATGGTCTCGGTGGCGTTCGTCATCGCGATCACCTCGTGGGCCGGCTCGGCCCGGGTCCTGCGCGCCCAGACCATGTCACTGCGGCGACGGGAGTTCGTCGAGGCCGCTCGGGCCACCGGTGAGTCGCGCACCCGGATCGTCTTCTCCGAGATCATGCCGAACGCCATGCCGCTGATCGCCTCCGGCTTCCTGTTCTCCGTGATCGGTGCGGTCCTGGCCGAGGCCGGGCTGTCCTTCCTGGGCCTCGGTTCGCTGACGACCACGAGCTGGGGGTCGATGCTCTACTTCGCGCAGAGCGCGCAGGCGTTCCTGTACGGCGCCTGGTGGTGGTTCGTACCGCCCGGCCTGGCGATCGCGGTCCTCGGCGCCGGCCTGGCCCTGATCAACTTCGGCATCGACGAGTACTCCAACCCGCGGCTGCGCACCGGCAAGAGCCGGGGCCGGGCGGTGCGCACCAGCGGGCCGCACGCGGCCGCGCTGAGCACCGCGGGCGCCGCGGCCGTGGCCTCGGGCGTCGACTCGCCGGGCATGGCGCCGATCCCGCACGAGGACGGCGTGAACGAGGTGTCGGGCCCCGAGTCTTCGGGTGGCGCCGCGACCGAGGCGCAGCTCCGCCCCATCGACGTGCCAGGGGATCCCATCATCGAGGTCCGCAACCTCAAGGTCGACTACCCCAGCGTCGACCAGGTGGTGCACGCCGTCGACGACGTCTCGATCACCCTGCACCGCGGGGAGATCCTCGGCCTGGCGGGGGAGTCCGGGAGCGGCAAGTCCACCCTGACCAATGCGATCACCCGGCTGCTCCGCAACCCGGCGCAGGTGACCGGGGGATCCATCACCTACCACCGGGCCGCTCGCGCCCGTTCGAGTGCGTCGAGCGACGCCGGTCCGGGCACGGCGGAGGCCATCGACCTGCTCGGGCTGTCCGCGGAGGAACTGCGCGGCTACCGCTGGGACGAGATCGCGATCGTGTTCCAGAGCGCCATGAACGCGCTGAACGCCGTGACCAGCGTCGGGGCGCAGTTCGACGACGTGCTTCGCGTGCACCGGCCGAGCATGCCGGCCCGGGAGCGGGAGGCGCTGGCGCGCACGATGCTGGAGAAGGTCGGCATCGACGCCGGCCGGGTCACCTCCTATCCGCACGAGCTCTCCGGCGGGATGAAGCAGCGGGTCGCGATCGCCATCGCGCTCGTGCTTGAGCCGGACGTGATCATCATGGACGAGCCGACCACGGCGCTGGACCTGCTGATCCAACGCGAGGTGCTCGACCAGGTGATGGCGCTGCGGGACGAGTACGGCTTCGCGATCATCTTCACCACGCACGACCTGTCACTGCTGCTGGAGGTCTCCGACAGCATCGCCGTGATGCAGCGTGGCCGGCTGGTCGAGTACGGGCCGGCCCTCGAGGTCTATGCCGAGCCCCGTCATCCGTACACGCAGGCACTGCTGGCCTCACTCGCCGACATGGGAGCCCTCGTATGA
- a CDS encoding GNAT family N-acetyltransferase, translated as MSTIEQIGKVIPLQVTYRAHRSGDAARLAELTTVAMPRDAVSEDWFTHTVLLDPNFDPDGLIVAVDAATGQAQGFVYAVRAGRGIGPDPDGGWITIGCVRPEARRQGIGTELVRRAGVFLAGKGAHWVNYAAYPLAYFVPGLDAAAYPDAARLFERAGFRRLYTAAAMSLDLAGYATPADVLDLRAARVAEGYAFAVARPDDLPEVISFAAQRLAPDWGEAVRDSVMQHGRIDRVLLARHPEGPVVGFSTYGAYRGLRERFGPYGVDETSRGTGLGKVLLHETLTRMRAEGAQSAWFLWTGEDSPAGHLYLRSGFRITRRFDVLRADLGD; from the coding sequence ATGAGCACCATCGAACAGATCGGAAAGGTCATTCCCTTGCAGGTCACCTATCGTGCCCACCGTTCCGGTGATGCCGCCCGGCTCGCCGAGCTCACGACGGTCGCGATGCCGCGCGACGCCGTCAGCGAGGACTGGTTCACCCACACAGTCCTGCTGGACCCGAACTTCGACCCCGACGGCCTGATCGTGGCCGTGGACGCGGCCACTGGGCAGGCTCAGGGCTTCGTCTACGCGGTGCGCGCCGGGCGGGGCATCGGGCCCGATCCCGACGGCGGGTGGATCACCATCGGCTGCGTCCGGCCCGAGGCGCGCCGGCAGGGCATCGGGACCGAGCTGGTGCGGCGGGCCGGGGTGTTCCTCGCCGGCAAGGGTGCCCACTGGGTCAACTACGCCGCGTATCCGCTGGCCTACTTCGTGCCGGGCCTCGACGCGGCCGCCTACCCGGACGCCGCCCGGCTGTTCGAGCGGGCCGGCTTCCGGCGGCTGTACACGGCCGCGGCGATGAGCCTCGATCTGGCCGGGTACGCGACCCCGGCCGATGTGCTCGACCTGCGTGCGGCGCGCGTCGCCGAGGGGTACGCGTTCGCCGTCGCCCGCCCCGACGACCTGCCCGAGGTGATCTCCTTCGCCGCGCAGCGGCTGGCACCGGACTGGGGTGAGGCGGTCCGGGACTCCGTCATGCAGCACGGACGGATCGACAGGGTGCTGCTGGCGCGCCACCCCGAGGGTCCCGTCGTGGGCTTCTCCACCTACGGCGCCTACCGCGGCCTGCGGGAACGGTTCGGCCCGTACGGGGTGGACGAGACGTCTCGCGGCACCGGCCTCGGAAAGGTGCTGCTGCACGAGACCCTCACCCGGATGCGCGCCGAGGGCGCCCAGAGCGCCTGGTTCCTGTGGACCGGCGAGGACTCACCGGCCGGGCACCTCTACCTGCGGTCCGGGTTCCGCATCACCCGGCGCTTCGACGTGCTGCGTGCCGACCTGGGCGACTGA
- a CDS encoding ABC transporter substrate-binding protein — MRTPRFIRLAAVLTAGALALSACTGGGDDAGEDAGAVAPLTIHANTANTYQQNFNPFSPTALQGTKGMLYEPLMIATPMVPGDAQPWLAESMEFNEEGTVVTFVLREGVTWSDGEAFDADDVAFTFNLMRDNPAANAGALDLADAVATDPLTVDVTFNSVAFAFQASIANTVMVPEHVFADVDPIEFQNEEPVATGPFVLEQFGQQLYTLSANEGYWNADEVEVEQVRYPASSDQTFNSSLQAGEFDWSGGFVANIDQIYVSGDPEHRSYWYPGDGLVNLLVNTQTAPFDDVAVRQALSAGIDRDQLSEVAMQGYTPAAHPTGLPLPAYESVMSEDYADAEFSYDVDEANAILDEAGYVLGSDGVRTTPDGERMSYALQIPSSYVDWVTMSGLLQEQLAKIGVVVEPQGVSFEAWLEARNSGNYQMTIASVAMGLTPYTLFRSMMSSEYRTGPGETVVSNYNRYYDDEADALLESFAATSDPEEQQAAFDGLEQIMVEQLPVIAMLQSPNWFQYNTARWEGFPTEEDPYALGAPFQFPDNLLVVTNLTPAG; from the coding sequence ATGAGAACCCCGAGGTTCATTCGCCTGGCCGCCGTGCTGACGGCCGGCGCCCTCGCCCTGTCGGCCTGTACCGGCGGCGGCGACGACGCCGGCGAGGACGCCGGCGCGGTCGCGCCGCTGACGATCCACGCCAACACGGCCAACACCTATCAGCAGAACTTCAACCCGTTCTCCCCGACGGCGCTCCAGGGCACCAAGGGCATGCTGTACGAGCCGCTGATGATCGCCACCCCGATGGTCCCCGGTGACGCGCAGCCGTGGCTGGCCGAGTCGATGGAGTTCAACGAGGAGGGCACCGTCGTCACGTTCGTGCTCCGCGAGGGCGTCACCTGGTCCGACGGCGAGGCGTTCGACGCCGACGACGTCGCCTTCACCTTCAACCTGATGCGGGACAACCCGGCGGCGAACGCGGGTGCGCTCGACCTCGCCGACGCGGTCGCCACCGACCCCCTCACCGTGGACGTGACCTTCAACAGTGTCGCGTTCGCGTTCCAGGCCTCCATCGCGAACACCGTGATGGTCCCGGAGCACGTGTTCGCCGACGTTGACCCGATCGAGTTCCAGAACGAGGAGCCGGTGGCCACCGGGCCGTTCGTGCTCGAGCAGTTCGGGCAGCAGCTCTACACGCTCAGCGCGAACGAGGGCTATTGGAACGCCGACGAGGTCGAGGTCGAGCAGGTCCGCTACCCGGCGTCCTCCGACCAGACGTTCAACAGCTCGCTGCAGGCCGGCGAGTTCGACTGGTCCGGCGGGTTCGTCGCCAACATCGACCAGATCTATGTCTCCGGGGACCCCGAGCACCGGTCCTACTGGTACCCCGGTGACGGGCTCGTGAACCTGCTCGTGAACACGCAGACGGCACCGTTCGACGACGTGGCGGTGCGCCAGGCACTCAGCGCCGGCATCGACCGCGACCAGCTCTCCGAGGTCGCCATGCAGGGATACACCCCGGCTGCCCACCCCACCGGGCTGCCGTTGCCGGCGTACGAGTCGGTGATGAGCGAGGACTACGCCGACGCCGAGTTCAGCTACGACGTCGATGAGGCGAACGCCATCCTGGACGAGGCCGGCTATGTGCTGGGCAGCGACGGTGTGCGCACCACCCCGGACGGCGAGCGGATGTCCTACGCGCTGCAGATCCCGTCGAGCTACGTGGACTGGGTGACGATGAGCGGCCTGCTCCAGGAGCAGCTCGCGAAGATCGGCGTGGTCGTGGAGCCCCAGGGTGTCTCGTTCGAGGCCTGGCTGGAGGCCCGCAACTCCGGTAACTACCAGATGACCATCGCGTCCGTGGCGATGGGCCTCACCCCGTACACGCTGTTCCGTTCGATGATGAGCTCCGAGTACCGGACCGGACCGGGCGAGACCGTCGTCTCGAACTACAACCGCTACTACGACGACGAGGCCGACGCACTGCTGGAATCCTTCGCGGCGACCAGCGACCCCGAGGAGCAGCAGGCCGCGTTCGACGGACTCGAGCAGATCATGGTCGAGCAGCTCCCGGTCATCGCGATGCTGCAGTCCCCGAACTGGTTCCAGTACAACACCGCACGGTGGGAGGGGTTCCCGACCGAGGAGGACCCGTACGCCCTCGGCGCACCGTTCCAGTTCCCGGACAACCTGTTGGTCGTCACGAACCTGACGCCCGCCGGCTGA
- a CDS encoding exo-beta-N-acetylmuramidase NamZ family protein gives MARVRTGLGRAIAEPGLIGDGPIGLCANYTSVTEDLRRGVDALLGAGVELTTIFTPEHGYWGAVQAGESEGDGVDLGTGLPVLDTYRCDGPRLDGLLRESGVATILVDFQDIGVRFYTYTWTLFDLLCSAARVGIRIVVLDRPNPLGGLVRTGPGLDPSCASFVGRVSIPLQHGLTLGELARWFNVAHVPDAVGTGADLEVIELAGWSRQRRAPDDDWVMPSPNMPTLTTATVFGAIGLLEGTVLSEGRGTTKPFELFGASWTDGRLAVALTERDLPGVAFREAVFRPTFSKWHGDVVHGAQLHVRDAAAFDPIATGVAVLQAVAGLYPGESIWLPARPGRPPFIDLLWGSPALREGIDRGADLSAILDGGPPTPIVPPDALLYV, from the coding sequence GTGGCGCGGGTCCGAACGGGCCTGGGCCGGGCGATCGCAGAACCCGGCCTGATCGGCGACGGCCCCATCGGCCTGTGCGCGAACTACACGTCCGTCACGGAGGACCTGCGCCGTGGCGTCGACGCGCTGCTGGGTGCGGGCGTGGAGCTGACCACGATCTTCACGCCGGAGCACGGCTACTGGGGTGCGGTGCAGGCCGGCGAGAGTGAGGGCGACGGCGTCGACCTCGGCACCGGTCTGCCGGTGTTGGACACCTACCGCTGCGACGGGCCGCGGCTCGACGGGCTGCTGCGCGAGTCCGGGGTGGCCACGATCCTGGTGGACTTCCAGGACATCGGCGTTCGGTTCTACACCTACACCTGGACGCTCTTCGACCTGCTCTGCTCCGCGGCACGGGTCGGGATCCGCATCGTGGTGCTCGACCGGCCGAATCCCCTCGGTGGCCTGGTCCGGACCGGACCCGGGCTCGATCCTTCCTGCGCCAGCTTCGTGGGCCGGGTCTCGATCCCGCTCCAGCACGGACTCACCCTCGGCGAGCTGGCACGGTGGTTCAACGTCGCCCACGTACCGGACGCAGTCGGCACCGGAGCCGATCTCGAGGTGATCGAGCTGGCCGGCTGGAGCCGGCAGCGCCGGGCGCCGGACGACGACTGGGTCATGCCGTCGCCGAACATGCCAACGCTGACCACCGCGACCGTCTTCGGCGCCATCGGTCTGCTGGAGGGCACCGTGCTCTCGGAGGGCCGCGGCACCACGAAGCCGTTCGAGCTGTTCGGAGCGTCCTGGACCGACGGGCGCCTGGCCGTCGCGCTGACCGAGCGGGACCTGCCCGGCGTCGCCTTCCGGGAGGCCGTCTTCCGCCCCACGTTCAGCAAGTGGCACGGCGACGTGGTGCACGGCGCCCAACTGCACGTGCGCGACGCCGCGGCGTTCGATCCGATCGCGACCGGCGTGGCCGTGCTCCAGGCCGTCGCCGGCCTGTATCCCGGGGAGTCGATCTGGCTGCCGGCGCGGCCCGGCCGCCCGCCGTTCATCGACCTCCTCTGGGGCTCGCCGGCCCTGCGCGAGGGAATCGATCGCGGGGCGGACCTGAGCGCGATCCTCGACGGCGGTCCACCGACGCCCATCGTGCCGCCGGACGCACTTCTCTACGTCTGA
- a CDS encoding glycoside hydrolase family 31 protein, with product MTDHHFRTDAESLTWRGGGETLVVQAWGADSVRVRAAHGADVIDTDWALLPPQAGAHEEVRVAVDGSVATLTNGELRVVATARDHFDGQSGYQRFACRLEFYGADGRLLFAEADAGGALKLRARDYSAQDGGTYATTLALVADPTEKLYGMGQYQQDILDIKGCTFELAHRNSQVSVPFVLSSAGYGFLWHNPAVGRATFASNRTEWVAESTRQIDYWVTAGSSPAQITAAYADATGHAPMMPEHGLGFWQCKLRYWNQEQLLEVAREHKRRGLPMDVIVADFFHWPHMGDYRFEEEFWPDPAAMVAELKDLGIELMVSVWPQVSHSSENYARMAREGWLALSNRGVDVQMAFEGPSQFVDVTNPAAREFLWETCRANYARHGIRLFWLDEAEPEFAFYDYAAYRYHLGQVREVGNIYPQLFARTFHDGLMADGDGAPVSLVRAAWAGSQRYGALVWSGDIHSSFASMARQITAGIHMGVAGIPWFTTDIGGFGGGRTDDPAFHELLVRWFQFGTFLPVMRLHGDRGPAERVRAADGSHRRDSGAANELWSFGEEVFAILSRYAHLRERLRDYTRSVMGAAHTDGQPVMRALFHEFPGDPAAWDVADQFLFGPDLLVAPVLRAGARSRPVYLPAGTDWTDLRTGEVHHGGQRIEVDAPIEVIPVFARAGALPGLVGSL from the coding sequence ATGACCGATCACCACTTCCGGACCGACGCCGAGAGCCTCACCTGGCGAGGCGGTGGCGAGACCCTCGTGGTCCAGGCCTGGGGCGCCGACTCGGTACGGGTGCGCGCCGCCCACGGGGCCGACGTGATCGACACCGACTGGGCGCTGCTGCCACCGCAGGCGGGTGCCCACGAGGAGGTGAGGGTCGCCGTCGACGGCTCGGTGGCGACCCTGACCAACGGTGAGCTGCGCGTCGTCGCGACCGCCCGGGACCATTTCGACGGACAGTCCGGCTACCAGCGTTTCGCGTGCCGGCTGGAGTTCTACGGGGCCGACGGACGCCTGCTGTTCGCCGAGGCGGACGCCGGCGGCGCCCTCAAGCTGCGGGCTCGGGACTACTCGGCGCAGGACGGCGGTACCTATGCCACCACGCTCGCCCTGGTGGCCGATCCCACCGAGAAGCTCTACGGGATGGGTCAGTACCAGCAGGACATCCTCGACATCAAGGGCTGCACGTTCGAGCTCGCCCACCGCAACTCGCAGGTGAGCGTGCCGTTCGTGCTGTCCAGTGCCGGCTACGGGTTCCTCTGGCACAATCCCGCGGTCGGCCGGGCGACGTTCGCGAGCAACCGCACCGAGTGGGTCGCCGAGTCCACCAGGCAGATCGACTACTGGGTCACCGCGGGATCGTCGCCGGCGCAGATCACCGCCGCCTACGCGGACGCCACCGGGCACGCGCCGATGATGCCGGAGCACGGCCTCGGCTTCTGGCAGTGCAAGCTGCGGTACTGGAACCAGGAGCAGCTGCTCGAGGTGGCCCGGGAGCACAAACGGCGTGGGCTGCCGATGGACGTCATCGTCGCCGACTTCTTCCACTGGCCGCACATGGGCGACTACCGGTTCGAGGAGGAGTTCTGGCCCGATCCGGCCGCGATGGTCGCGGAGCTGAAGGACCTCGGCATCGAGCTCATGGTGTCGGTGTGGCCCCAGGTGTCGCACTCCTCGGAGAACTATGCGCGGATGGCCCGCGAGGGCTGGCTCGCCCTGTCCAACCGGGGCGTCGACGTCCAGATGGCGTTCGAGGGCCCGAGCCAGTTCGTGGACGTGACGAACCCGGCGGCCCGCGAGTTCCTCTGGGAGACCTGCCGCGCCAACTACGCCCGGCACGGCATCCGGCTGTTCTGGCTGGACGAGGCGGAGCCCGAGTTCGCGTTCTACGACTACGCCGCCTACCGGTACCACCTCGGCCAGGTCCGCGAGGTCGGCAACATCTACCCGCAACTGTTCGCGCGCACCTTCCATGACGGACTGATGGCCGACGGCGACGGTGCTCCGGTCAGTCTGGTGCGGGCCGCGTGGGCCGGCAGTCAGCGCTACGGCGCCCTCGTCTGGTCCGGCGACATCCACTCCAGCTTCGCGTCGATGGCCCGCCAGATCACCGCGGGGATCCACATGGGCGTGGCCGGGATCCCGTGGTTCACCACGGACATCGGTGGGTTCGGCGGCGGACGCACCGATGACCCGGCCTTCCACGAACTCCTGGTGCGCTGGTTCCAGTTCGGGACCTTCCTGCCCGTGATGCGGCTGCACGGTGACCGCGGCCCGGCCGAGCGGGTCCGGGCCGCGGACGGGAGCCACCGCCGGGACTCCGGCGCCGCCAACGAGCTCTGGAGCTTCGGCGAGGAGGTGTTCGCGATCCTGTCCCGCTACGCCCACCTGCGGGAGCGGCTGCGCGACTACACGCGATCGGTGATGGGCGCCGCGCACACCGACGGACAGCCGGTGATGCGCGCCCTGTTCCATGAGTTCCCGGGCGACCCGGCTGCGTGGGACGTGGCCGATCAGTTCCTGTTCGGGCCGGACCTGCTGGTCGCGCCGGTGCTCCGGGCCGGGGCGCGCTCGCGGCCGGTCTACCTGCCGGCCGGGACGGACTGGACCGACCTGCGCACCGGCGAGGTGCACCACGGCGGGCAGCGGATCGAGGTCGACGCGCCGATCGAGGTGATCCCGGTGTTCGCCCGCGCCGGGGCGCTGCCCGGCCTGGTCGGCAGCCTCTGA
- a CDS encoding PIG-L deacetylase family protein, with protein sequence MSPQTIMAVGGHIGDMDLAAGPLLAQNVLDGGRSVLVALTPGERGHPRMSATDYREQKIAEARAFAAGIGAEVVVFDDISDGFLTADDAVAERVADLIREIRPTTLLAHWRRSIHTDHENASIVAERGRFLAGLPGWKDETARHGVGRLLFTENWEDATGFDADLFVEISTEAHRLWTEAISGQAFARGETYGFRYIDFYSAQMITRGCLAGVPHAVALSSGRTWGMAPLD encoded by the coding sequence TTGTCACCTCAGACGATCATGGCCGTGGGCGGTCACATCGGCGATATGGACCTCGCCGCTGGGCCGCTGCTGGCGCAGAACGTGCTCGACGGCGGCCGGTCCGTTCTCGTGGCGCTCACGCCGGGGGAGCGGGGGCACCCTCGGATGTCCGCCACGGACTACCGCGAGCAGAAGATCGCCGAGGCTCGGGCGTTCGCGGCCGGGATCGGCGCCGAGGTGGTCGTCTTCGACGACATCTCCGACGGGTTCCTCACGGCCGACGACGCGGTCGCTGAACGCGTCGCCGACCTGATTCGTGAGATCAGGCCGACCACGCTGCTCGCGCACTGGCGGCGCAGCATCCACACCGACCACGAGAACGCCTCGATCGTCGCCGAGCGGGGTCGGTTCCTGGCCGGCCTGCCCGGGTGGAAGGACGAGACCGCGCGCCACGGTGTCGGCCGGCTGCTGTTCACGGAGAACTGGGAGGACGCGACCGGCTTCGATGCGGACCTCTTCGTGGAGATATCCACGGAGGCGCACAGGCTCTGGACCGAGGCCATCAGCGGCCAGGCGTTCGCTCGCGGGGAGACCTACGGCTTCCGCTACATCGACTTCTACTCGGCCCAGATGATCACCCGGGGCTGCCTCGCCGGCGTGCCCCACGCCGTCGCGCTCTCCTCCGGGCGGACTTGGGGCATGGCGCCCCTGGACTGA
- a CDS encoding ABC transporter permease, with product MKYLLRKVMLYVFIAWAALTMNFLIPRLMPGDPVALLVERLSGRIDPAAMDAIAESYGLTDAPLHVQYWDYLTSLAAGDLGLSIGFFPVPVSEIVLGALPWTIGLVGITTVISFLIGTGLGVVLAWRRGSWTDHLLPALTFLNAVPYFWMALILVLVLSVNLGWFPVSHAYEPGLVPGWDWEFISSVLYHGILPAITIILASFAGWVLSMRNMTVTVLGEDYVTMAEAKGLPKRMVLVNYAARNAILPSVTGFALSLGAVVGGSMLTEVIFNYPGVGYTLFEAVQNQDFPLMQGLFLIISLAVIAANLVADVVYVFLDPRTRQEG from the coding sequence TTGAAGTACCTCCTGCGCAAGGTGATGCTGTACGTGTTCATCGCCTGGGCTGCGCTCACCATGAACTTCCTGATCCCCCGGCTGATGCCGGGCGATCCCGTCGCCCTCCTCGTGGAACGGCTGTCGGGGCGGATCGACCCGGCCGCCATGGACGCGATCGCGGAGAGTTACGGGCTCACCGACGCCCCGCTGCACGTGCAGTACTGGGACTACCTCACCTCGCTGGCAGCCGGCGACCTCGGCCTCTCGATCGGTTTCTTCCCGGTCCCGGTCTCCGAGATCGTGCTGGGTGCGCTGCCGTGGACGATCGGGTTGGTCGGCATCACCACGGTGATCAGCTTCCTGATCGGCACCGGCCTCGGTGTGGTGCTGGCCTGGCGGCGCGGCTCCTGGACCGACCACCTGCTCCCGGCCCTCACCTTCCTCAACGCCGTTCCGTACTTCTGGATGGCACTGATCCTGGTCCTGGTCCTCTCGGTGAACCTCGGCTGGTTCCCGGTCTCGCACGCCTACGAGCCGGGGCTGGTGCCGGGTTGGGACTGGGAGTTCATCTCCTCCGTCCTCTATCACGGGATCCTGCCGGCGATCACGATCATCCTGGCCTCCTTCGCCGGATGGGTGCTGAGCATGCGGAACATGACGGTGACCGTCCTCGGCGAGGACTACGTGACCATGGCCGAGGCGAAGGGCCTGCCGAAGCGGATGGTCCTCGTCAACTACGCGGCCCGGAACGCGATCCTGCCCTCGGTGACGGGGTTCGCGCTCTCCCTCGGCGCCGTCGTCGGTGGGTCGATGCTCACCGAGGTGATCTTCAACTATCCCGGCGTCGGCTACACCCTGTTCGAGGCGGTCCAGAACCAGGACTTCCCGCTGATGCAGGGACTCTTCCTGATCATCTCGCTGGCGGTGATCGCCGCGAACCTCGTGGCAGACGTCGTCTACGTGTTCCTCGACCCCCGCACGCGTCAGGAAGGCTGA